The genomic window TCCCCATTTGGAAGAGAAGGATTCGGTGTACATCGACTGGAAGCCAGGGGAGGCGTTTGTGCGAAGCTAAACTTTAAGTGAGCTTATTGTCTATTTTTTCATCACTTCTTTCAGTGAAACATGGGATGTGATAACGCATAATAACCCGAAGAAACGGTAGAAAGGGCAAGTATTATGCGCACTTTAACTGTAAAATTTTTTATAACTCTTTTTTTATTAACCCTGTGTGCGCAAGAAGGGTTTGCTAAAACAACACCAGAGCGCATTGATCTTGGGCATGGGGCTTGGGAATACCGCTGGGGCGATTCTCCCTTTGAAGAGGGGGTGCCTGTGTGGACAAAAGGGCAAGAAAGAGCCTCGTGGCAAGCCATCGCTTTTCCGAGCAATCCGCCCGATCGCCATGGCCAGACCAACGTATGGTACCGCATTCCTTTGCCTCAGGCCCTCCCTTATGATCCCACACTTTATATCTTTAGTATTGATTTGATTGCAGAATTTTACCTCGATGGGCAAAAAATTTATCAGTATGGCACCTTTGACGCCACAGGCAAGGGTAAATTTATCGGTTGGCCGTGGCACATGATTAGTTTACCCAAGGATGCAGGTGGCAAGCAGTTGTATGTGCGAGTCTACTCGGATTACCCAGACATTGGGCTTTGGGGCGAGGCGGTGATTGCAAGCAAGTCTAGCCATATTCTTAACATGTTTAGAGGTGATTTTTTTCGTATTAGTATTGGCTCGGTGGCACTGTTTGTGGGGGTTTTGTTTTTGGCGGGCTGTGTGTTGCGGTTTAGTAATCTTGAAACCTTCTTGCTGAGTTCTTTGTTTTTGACCCAAGGGCTGGATTTGATGCTTTCTGCTAAAAGCATTCAGTTTTTCTTCCAATACCCTTTGCTTGAGCGCTACCTTATGAGTTTTAACTATTTTTTCTTTCCTGTGGGGATGGCGGCATTTTTGGAGCGCATTGCAGGGGTGGGTCCCTTTGGACTTGTGCGACGCATTTGGCAGGCGCATTTAGCCTTCCTTGTGGTGGCTATTGGTGGCGCACTTGCGGGGCTTTTCAATCTCTCTTCTACTTACCCCGCATTCGATTACATGTATTACTTTTTTAGTTTACCTATTTTGACGCTTTGGGCCATTAGGGCGGCCCTAAGAGAGCCCCAAGAGATGCGTGTTGTTGCCACTGGATTGTTGGTTGTCTCGGGGTATTGGGCGTACAGTTCCCTTGTTTCGTGGGGGATTATCGCATGGACGGAGCCCGAACAGCATCTTGTGATGTTTGTCTGTTTGTGTCTGTTTGGGTATGTGGTGATTCGACGATTGTTACATGTAGAGGATTTAAAAAAGGCCAATGCACAACTTAGCCTTGCCAATGCACAACTTAATCACATGCAGCAAAACCTAAAACGCCTCGCCATGACAGACCATCTCACAGGGGTGTTTAATCGAAAAAAACTTGATGAAATGCTTCGCTATGAGCGTTTGCGTGCAGAGCGTGACAATGGGATTTTTGGAGTGATTTTGCTAGATATTGATGATTTTAAAAAGGTTAACGATACCTTTGGACACCAAGTGGGAGATGAGGTGCTTATCAAATTTGGAAAATTACTTCAATCTTCGGTGCGCGCTGTAGATACGGTGGGGCGCTGGGGTGGAGAGGAGTTTTTGATTATTTGCCCTCAAACCGATGCCGAGGGCCTAGAGCACTTAGCACAATCTTTGTGTCGGCAGGTTGGTGAAACATTTTTTGCAGAGGCAGGGCACCAAACAGCCAGTTTCGGGTTGGCTATTTTTCAAAAAGAAGAGACCGTAGATAACCTCATCATGCGCGCAGATAAGGCGCTGTACGTGGCAAAATCAGAGGGAAAAAATAAAGTGGTTTTATTGTGAAAGATTGGTTGCGGGAGACGGATTTGAACCGCCGACCTTTGGGTTATGAGCCCAACGAGCTACCGGACTGCTCTATCCCGCGACACGGTAAAGGGGAAGTGGATGGGGTAGAGGGATTCGAACCCCCGAATGACTGGACCAAAACCAGTTGCCTTACCGCTTGGCTATACCCCAGCAAACGGCAATATTCGGAATAATTGGTTGCGGGAGACGGATTTGAACCGCCGACCTTCGGGTTATGAGCCCGACGAGCTACCGGACTGCTCTATCCCGCGACCTGTCAGCTGAGAAATGGATGGGGTAGAGGGATTCGAACCCCCGAATGACTGGACCAAAACCAGTTGCCTTACCGCTTGGCTATACCCCAACCGTCCAAAGTTGAGGGTGAAATTATAATGATTTTAGATTGGTTTGTCAAGGAGTTTTTGCTACAATGCGCCTAAAATAAGAATAAAGGAACAATATGACACCATTAGAGCGAGTAAAGCGCGCCATAGAAGATATGAAACAAGGCAAAATGGTGATGATGGTGGATGATGAAGATAGAGAAAACGAGGGCGATTTGGTTTATGCTTCGGTGTTTTCTACGCCCCAAAAAGTCAATTTTATGGCTTCTCATGCTAAGGGACTTATTTGCGTGGCGCTTTCAAAGGCGATTGCTACACGCCTCAACCTAGCGCCCATGGTTAAAGAAAATGATTCTTCCTATGAGACAGCTTTTACGGTTTCGGTAGATGCGCGCGAGGCAAGCACGGGCATTTCGGCGGGAGAGCGCGACATGACCATCAAGCTTTTGGCGGACTACAGCACCAAGCCTTCAGATTTGGTGCGCCCAGGGCATATCTTTCCGCTCATTGCCAAAGAAGGCGGGGCATTAGTGCGCACGGGCCACACGGAAGGTTCGGTGGATTTGTGCCGTTTGGCGGGTCTTGTGGAGTCTGCGGTGATTTGTGAAGTCATGAAGGAAGATGGCACCATGGCGCGTCG from Sulfurospirillum tamanense includes these protein-coding regions:
- a CDS encoding GGDEF domain-containing protein; translated protein: MRTLTVKFFITLFLLTLCAQEGFAKTTPERIDLGHGAWEYRWGDSPFEEGVPVWTKGQERASWQAIAFPSNPPDRHGQTNVWYRIPLPQALPYDPTLYIFSIDLIAEFYLDGQKIYQYGTFDATGKGKFIGWPWHMISLPKDAGGKQLYVRVYSDYPDIGLWGEAVIASKSSHILNMFRGDFFRISIGSVALFVGVLFLAGCVLRFSNLETFLLSSLFLTQGLDLMLSAKSIQFFFQYPLLERYLMSFNYFFFPVGMAAFLERIAGVGPFGLVRRIWQAHLAFLVVAIGGALAGLFNLSSTYPAFDYMYYFFSLPILTLWAIRAALREPQEMRVVATGLLVVSGYWAYSSLVSWGIIAWTEPEQHLVMFVCLCLFGYVVIRRLLHVEDLKKANAQLSLANAQLNHMQQNLKRLAMTDHLTGVFNRKKLDEMLRYERLRAERDNGIFGVILLDIDDFKKVNDTFGHQVGDEVLIKFGKLLQSSVRAVDTVGRWGGEEFLIICPQTDAEGLEHLAQSLCRQVGETFFAEAGHQTASFGLAIFQKEETVDNLIMRADKALYVAKSEGKNKVVLL
- a CDS encoding bifunctional 3,4-dihydroxy-2-butanone 4-phosphate synthase/GTP cyclohydrolase II: MTPLERVKRAIEDMKQGKMVMMVDDEDRENEGDLVYASVFSTPQKVNFMASHAKGLICVALSKAIATRLNLAPMVKENDSSYETAFTVSVDAREASTGISAGERDMTIKLLADYSTKPSDLVRPGHIFPLIAKEGGALVRTGHTEGSVDLCRLAGLVESAVICEVMKEDGTMARRPDLDVFCETHDMNIVYISDIVEYRMMHESLVRVIAESNTEFLGAKARRYDFVDHRDNHHVAYAFGKPQKTSAVKFHNVMPDIELLATPRKFDGLMNAIDHLKEYGGVLVFLGSQENPNVQMREYGIGAQIVKHLGVEEIELLTTTKGKEFVGISGFGLHVTRQIDFEGNE